Sequence from the Gammaproteobacteria bacterium genome:
CAGTATGTGGTATGGCTTATGCATTTCACTGCCTAACCTCATCAATTTATTTTTTGCGCCCTTGCTTAGTACGTTATCTGACGAGTGGGGGCGAAAAAAAATCCTTATCATTGAAGTTTTTAGCGCTTGTCTTTTTACCTTCATTGTAGGACTTGGCATCTATTTCGGAGCGCTTTTATTAGTGCTGCTTGGTTTCGTAATCAAAGGGGCTTTTGTCCGCGCCAACCCGACAGCGCTCGCAATCATTGGCGATACCGTTTTACCGCACCAAAAAATTATATATATGGGTTATTTACAATTCGCTATTTCAGTGGGGGCCGCTATTGGTCCTTTCCTAGGTGGCTACTTTGCCATCCGCTACGCCTTTCCCACTCTTAATTTCGCCTTACCTTTTTTTGTTGGGGCAAGTCTTGCAGCGATCAACACTTTAATTGTGATAAGGAAAATGCCAGAAACCAATGTTTCGCGTCAGTCTTTTAAAGCTTCAAAGGATCGTTTTGCAGCTTTTAAAGCCGTTTTGACTCACCCTGGAATTTTACAAATTTCGCTCCTTCTTTTACTCATTCAAGCCAGCTGGAGTACTTATTATCAATTTATCCCCCCCTTATTAAAAACACGCTACCACTTTAACTCAGCAGAACTCGGTGAATTTATTGGTATGATTGCCTTTTGGTTAGCCTTAACCACCGGTCTGGGCTTGAAAATATTGCACAGATTTTGCTCAATTCGCCTTATGCTTTTCTTGGCAACGACGCTCGTATCCTTGGGAATTTTATTCACTTTAGGTATATGCCTTTGGCATGGTCCGAAATTATTAATCTGGTTAAGTGCTTTCCCAGTAGCAGCTGGTGACGTAATTGCCTATACATGCTTAACCGCACTTTATTCAAACATAATACCTGCGGAAAAACAGGGAAAGGTGATGGGCGTTGGATTTGTCGTGGTGAGCGCCACCTGGGCCTTCACGGGATTCTTTGGCGGGTTACTTCTCAGCATTCATCCCTTGCTTCCCCTTGCGATTGCTCCCTGCTTCGCAATTAGCGCCTTCCTGCTACTTCATGCGAATTTTGGCAAAAATTTACTCCCAAGCACCATTCAGAGCACAATGAATTGACACCCTTAGTACTTTTAGTAAAAGATAAATAATGGCATAGCTTAAAAATTGGGGCTGTCTTTGCAAACCCAATCACCTTAACGCTTCTAACGCCCTAAAGGGATGGTTCGATGTCAACTTCATGGAAAAAACAATTCGAAGCATTATTGCATCATCGATATGCTCTCAAACGCGCCAATAGTTTATCTAAAAAATATGGTAGTAAATTTTCTGCAAGCTATAGTGTTGATTATCCTGCCTCCATGGCAGTGGATGATATTGATTATTTAGAAAAGTTATCCGATGAAAATCCAATCGCAATTAACTTTTATTATTCTGCAGACCCTAAGGCAGAATATCCGCTTCATTTACGTTTATTCCAATGGCAAAAACCGATTCCACTTTCTGATATCTTACCTATTTTTGAAAATTTAGATTTACGAACGGATAATGAGCGTCCTGATTCAATTGTTTTTGGAACCGGGCAAACGATTTGGATTAGTGACTTTGCTGTCACGTACAAACGACCTATAGCAATTGAAGAAATTCGTTCGTTATTTCAAGAAGCCTTCATCAAAATTTATTTTGGTGCGGCAGAAAACGATGGCTTTAATAAATTAATTTTAGGTGCTGCGCTTACTTGGCGCGAAATAATGATTTTACGCGCATATGCTAAATACTTACGGCAAGTGTTATTCAGATTTAGCCAGTCTTACATTGAAAAAGCATTAGTTGATAATGCTAGTATTGCACGTAATTTAGTCCTCTATTTTCTAACCGCTCATAATCCGGATAAGAAATCCAAAAGGGAATTTGAAGTTGAAAAAATTGAACAACGTATTTTACAAAGCTTAGAGAACGTTCGTAGTTTAGATGAAGATCGTATTATTCGTCGTTTACTTGACGTTTTAAAAGCTACACTCCGATGTAATTACTTTCAATTAACTGCAGATAAACAACCGAAAGATTATTTTTCTTTTAAATTGGACTCACGAAAAATACCTGAACTTCCTCAACCGTTACCTTTATATGGCATTTTTGTCTATTCGCCACGTTTTGAAGCCATCCATTTACGTTATACGAAAGTTGCGCGGGGCGGTATTCGTTGGTCAGACCGCGTTGAAGATTTCCGTACGGAAATTTTGGGATTAATGAAAGCCCAAGTCGTAAAAAATGCTGTGATTGTACCGTCGGGTGCAAAAGGCGGCTTTGTTTTAAAACAAACCTTCCCCCATCGCGAAGAGCAACAGTTGGCAGTGATAGCTGCTTATAAAGCATTTATTTCTGGTCTACTAGACATCACCGATAATATTGTCGGAGAGAAAAATATCCATCCTAAACAAGTCGTTTGTTACGATGATTTCGATCCCTACCTTGTTGTTGCCGCTGATAAAGGGACAGCTTCTTTTTCGGATTTAGCCAATGAAATTGCCGAAAGTTATCATTTTTGGTTAGGCGATGCTTTCGCATCTGGCGGCAGAACAGGGTACGACCATAAAAAAATGGGTATTACAGCAAGAGGTGCTTGGGAATCCATTAAACGTCATTTTCGTGAGTTAGGTATTAATACTTATCAAGAAGTCATTTCTATTGTTGGCATTGGTGACATGAGCGGTGATGTATTTGGCAATGGCATGTTGTATTCAAAAAAAATAAAACTGATCGCAGCCTTTGATCATCGCAATATTTTTATCGATCCCCAACCTGATCCCGATATTTCATATCGCGAACGCGAGCGTCTTTTTAATTTGCCCATTTCTTCTTGGGAAGATTACAATCCAAAACTAATTTCAAAAGGTGGTGGAGTTTTTAAGCGCACTGTTAAATCCATCACGCTAACTCCCCAAATTAAACGTGTTCTTGATATACAAGAAAACTCACTTGCCCCAACTGATTTGATTCGCGCGATTTTAAAAGCTCCTGTCGATTTACTTTATAATGGCGGGATTGGTACCTACGTTAAAGCAAGTACTGAGACCCAAGCTGAAGTGGGTGATAGAACTAATGATTATTGTCGTATTAATGGCAATGAATTACGTTGCCGTGTTGTAGGCGAAGGGGGCAATTTAGGGTTTACCCAATTAGGCCGTGTTGAATATGCTTTAGCCGGGGGATTAATCTTTACCGACTTTATTGATAATTCTGGTGGTGTCGATTGTTCAGATCATGAAGTTAATTTAAAAATTTTGTTAAACCAAGAAATTCAAAAGAAAAAGTTAAGCGAAAAGAAACGTGATGAATTATTAATGTCTGTTACTGATGAAGTTGCGGACCTTGTCTTATTTGATAATTATGCCCAAGCCTTAGTCATGAGTTTTTCCGCCTTTCATGCGAAACAAAACATGGGCTTACATATTAATTATATAAAAGAATTAGAAACCTTAGGCATTCTTAATCGTGAAATTGAATTTTTGCCCAGTGAAAAAGATTTGAGTGAAAGAAAAGCGGCAGATATTGGCTTGACCCGCCCAGAACTTGCCATCTTACTTGCGTATACTAAAATTCATATCAAACAAGCGTTACTCAATTCCAATTTGCCAGAAGACCCCTATTTAAGAAAAAATATTACGAGTGCCTTTCCCTTTTCTATTCGTAAAAAATATCATGCCGCGATGCAAGATCACCGTCTCGCGCGCAACATTATTGCAACGCAACTAAGTAATCAAGTGGTTAATGGTATGGGAATCACTTTTGTTTATCGCATGCAAATTGAAACAGGGGCTTCCATTCCTGAAATTATTCGAGCCCACGCCGTTGCAGCTAATGTGTTTGGTACCAAAGATATCCGTATGCTCATTGAGGGATTAGATTTCAAAATTCAAATGAGTGAGCAATACGAAATGCTTTATAACATCCGTCATTTAATTAATCTCTCCACCCGGTGGTTTTTGCAAGGCAACCACATGCGCGGTAACTTACAATCCATTATCGATCACTATGCAACGCATATTAGTACGCTGAAAGATTTAAC
This genomic interval carries:
- a CDS encoding MFS transporter, with protein sequence MIAKSSPIRALLFIIFLDQTYLTITFPLITLIFFDPHSRLFLPETSYAARSMWYGLCISLPNLINLFFAPLLSTLSDEWGRKKILIIEVFSACLFTFIVGLGIYFGALLLVLLGFVIKGAFVRANPTALAIIGDTVLPHQKIIYMGYLQFAISVGAAIGPFLGGYFAIRYAFPTLNFALPFFVGASLAAINTLIVIRKMPETNVSRQSFKASKDRFAAFKAVLTHPGILQISLLLLLIQASWSTYYQFIPPLLKTRYHFNSAELGEFIGMIAFWLALTTGLGLKILHRFCSIRLMLFLATTLVSLGILFTLGICLWHGPKLLIWLSAFPVAAGDVIAYTCLTALYSNIIPAEKQGKVMGVGFVVVSATWAFTGFFGGLLLSIHPLLPLAIAPCFAISAFLLLHANFGKNLLPSTIQSTMN
- a CDS encoding NAD-glutamate dehydrogenase, which gives rise to MSTSWKKQFEALLHHRYALKRANSLSKKYGSKFSASYSVDYPASMAVDDIDYLEKLSDENPIAINFYYSADPKAEYPLHLRLFQWQKPIPLSDILPIFENLDLRTDNERPDSIVFGTGQTIWISDFAVTYKRPIAIEEIRSLFQEAFIKIYFGAAENDGFNKLILGAALTWREIMILRAYAKYLRQVLFRFSQSYIEKALVDNASIARNLVLYFLTAHNPDKKSKREFEVEKIEQRILQSLENVRSLDEDRIIRRLLDVLKATLRCNYFQLTADKQPKDYFSFKLDSRKIPELPQPLPLYGIFVYSPRFEAIHLRYTKVARGGIRWSDRVEDFRTEILGLMKAQVVKNAVIVPSGAKGGFVLKQTFPHREEQQLAVIAAYKAFISGLLDITDNIVGEKNIHPKQVVCYDDFDPYLVVAADKGTASFSDLANEIAESYHFWLGDAFASGGRTGYDHKKMGITARGAWESIKRHFRELGINTYQEVISIVGIGDMSGDVFGNGMLYSKKIKLIAAFDHRNIFIDPQPDPDISYRERERLFNLPISSWEDYNPKLISKGGGVFKRTVKSITLTPQIKRVLDIQENSLAPTDLIRAILKAPVDLLYNGGIGTYVKASTETQAEVGDRTNDYCRINGNELRCRVVGEGGNLGFTQLGRVEYALAGGLIFTDFIDNSGGVDCSDHEVNLKILLNQEIQKKKLSEKKRDELLMSVTDEVADLVLFDNYAQALVMSFSAFHAKQNMGLHINYIKELETLGILNREIEFLPSEKDLSERKAADIGLTRPELAILLAYTKIHIKQALLNSNLPEDPYLRKNITSAFPFSIRKKYHAAMQDHRLARNIIATQLSNQVVNGMGITFVYRMQIETGASIPEIIRAHAVAANVFGTKDIRMLIEGLDFKIQMSEQYEMLYNIRHLINLSTRWFLQGNHMRGNLQSIIDHYATHISTLKDLTPSLMSGVTKDYLETLTTRFMAAGLLEGTAKKIATYRAIYTSLNIIDVATRYKFNLIKTAQVYFAAGERVNLLWFRDQIANDARVGHWNALARLTLRDELDVAQRALTIAIMHHDKKNLTPKTLITDWTRENSNALKKWDRLLNMLHSQSDVDYTMFFIAMRELIALILASHELKLKTPEMLSLNV